In one Pseudomonas sp. 31-12 genomic region, the following are encoded:
- a CDS encoding LysR family transcriptional regulator, with product MEFSQLRIFQAVAQEGSITRAAERLHRVPSNLSTRLKQLEEQLGVELFVRERQRLQLSPAGKVLLDYTAKLFSLRDEAQAAVQGGQPAGDFVLGTMYSTAAIHLPGLLARYHRTYPAVNLQVQSGPSGELLEGLLTGRLDAALVDGPLELAGLDGVPLCDERLVLISEADHPPVRSALDVEGRSVFTFRQGCSYRMRLEAWFAHDHAAMGRAMEIESYPGMLACVIAGSGVALMSESMLASLPGRESVAVHPLAEPFAHATTWLMWRKGMVGANLNAWIEQQQAIYPSAPMQAAAIA from the coding sequence GTGGAGTTCAGCCAGTTACGAATCTTCCAGGCCGTGGCGCAAGAGGGCTCGATCACCCGTGCTGCCGAACGATTGCACCGGGTGCCATCGAACCTGTCAACGCGGCTCAAGCAACTTGAAGAGCAGCTTGGTGTAGAGCTTTTCGTCCGTGAGCGTCAGCGCCTGCAATTGTCGCCTGCGGGAAAAGTCCTGCTGGACTACACCGCCAAACTCTTCAGCTTGCGCGACGAAGCCCAGGCAGCAGTGCAGGGCGGGCAACCGGCCGGGGACTTCGTGCTGGGCACCATGTACAGCACGGCGGCGATTCATTTGCCGGGACTACTGGCGCGTTATCACCGCACGTATCCGGCGGTGAACCTGCAAGTGCAGTCCGGGCCCAGCGGCGAATTGCTTGAAGGTTTACTCACCGGTCGTCTCGACGCGGCGCTAGTGGACGGCCCGCTGGAGTTGGCCGGCCTGGACGGTGTGCCGTTGTGCGACGAGCGGCTGGTGCTTATCAGCGAGGCCGATCACCCGCCGGTGCGCAGCGCACTGGATGTCGAAGGGCGCTCGGTGTTTACCTTTCGTCAGGGCTGTTCCTACCGAATGCGCCTTGAAGCCTGGTTCGCCCATGACCACGCGGCCATGGGCCGGGCGATGGAGATTGAATCCTATCCGGGCATGCTGGCTTGTGTGATTGCCGGCTCGGGCGTGGCGCTGATGTCGGAGTCGATGCTTGCCAGCCTGCCGGGCCGCGAAAGCGTGGCGGTGCACCCCTTGGCGGAACCGTTTGCCCACGCGACGACCTGGCTGATGTGGCGCAAGGGCATGGTCGGGGCCAATCTGAACGCATGGATTGAGCAGCAACAGGCGATCTATCCGTCGGCGCCGATGCAGGCTGCGGCGATTGCTTGA
- a CDS encoding PA1414 family protein has product MKEKIQNWLHDLGVALGLIEPPLQPVPIRTDDEQRRRQQRRR; this is encoded by the coding sequence ATGAAAGAGAAAATCCAAAACTGGCTGCACGATCTGGGTGTTGCACTCGGTTTGATCGAACCGCCTCTGCAACCTGTGCCTATTCGCACTGACGACGAACAGCGCCGACGCCAGCAGCGCCGTCGGTGA
- a CDS encoding phosphopantetheine-containing protein: protein MKRAAVRAAVHRFISRLLESQDDFDDNASLAQLGLDKQDIEELIFHLEDELGLTAFTAQEDRMLKDARTANDLSRFLVEIGRD from the coding sequence ATGAAAAGAGCTGCCGTTCGTGCTGCCGTGCATCGCTTCATAAGCCGCCTGTTGGAGAGTCAGGATGACTTCGACGACAACGCCAGCCTGGCGCAGTTGGGATTGGATAAACAGGATATTGAAGAGCTGATCTTCCATCTGGAAGATGAGCTGGGGTTGACGGCATTTACGGCGCAAGAAGACCGGATGCTCAAGGACGCCAGGACGGCGAATGATTTGAGTCGGTTTTTGGTGGAGATTGGGCGGGATTGA